GTCGTCCTGTTCGGCTTCGTGCTGACGCCGATCACCTCGTACATTGACGCCCGCATGATCGGCCTGACGGGCCAGTGGGTCGGCATCCCGATGGTGCGCGAAGCCTCCATCATCTTCAGCCACTACAAGGGCGCCGACATCTGGTATGCGCCCATCCCCTACTCCAATGTAGGCGGCATGGCGCAGAGCTTCCGTGTGGTGGAGCTGACCGGTACGCGCTTCCCCGACCTCATCAAGGCCGAGTTGCTGATCTGGCCGATCACGGTCTTCTGCAGCCTGCTGTTCTGGCAGTTCATCTGGCGGCTGGCGCCGATCCCCTCCGTCTACTACCCCTACGCGCAGAAGATGTGGCCGCTGCTGGCGCTCCAGCGCGTGGTGTGGATGACGGCCAACCAGGACCCGGAGCACAGCCTGTTCTTCAAGGCCTGGGACACCAACCGGGCCATCGGCGGGTTCGTGTTCGCGATCGTGACCTACTTCTCCCTGGCGCGCTTCCGCCTCCCGACCATGCTCATCTGGGGCATCGTGCGTGGCCTAAGCACCATCCCGCACGGAATTTTCCCCGAGATGGCGGGGGCGCTCATCAGCCAGTTCTACTTCGTCCCGCGCTTCGGCGCCAGGCGCTGGAAGCAGTATGCGACCGTTCTCATGGCCGGCTACGCCTGCGGCATGGGGCTCATCGGCATGGGCACCGTGGCCATAGCGATGGTGAGCAAATCGGTGTCGCAGATGCCCTACTGACGCGGGCCGGCCCCGGCCGGCCTCTCCACGCACAACCGGCAACCCGCCTCATTCGAGGCGGGTTGTTCGCTTCTCCCGGGGAGCTGTGCAGGAAATCCGGCCGGCGCAAGCGAACCACTACCAGTGCGGTAAGTACACGACAATGCAACAGCGGAGGCTATGATGGAACGGCGAGGTTTCACACTCATTGAGCTGCTCGTGGTCATCGCGATCATCGCCATCCTGGCGGCGATCCTCTTCCCTGTCTTCGCCAAGGCCCGTGAGAAGGCGCGGCAATCGTCCTGTCTATCGAACTTCAAACAGATCGGGCTGGCCATCTTGCAGTACGCCCAGGACTACGACGAGAAGATGGTGAACGAGTGGTACGACGCGGCCGCGCCGTTCCCCTGGGAGTGGTGCAACACCGGCGACTACACCAACTACCAGGACTACGTCATGCCGTACATCAAGAACTCGCAGGTGTTCATCTGCCCCTCATCCTCGCGCACGGCCGAGGCCGCCACGGCCTATAACACGTACATGCACGGCGGTCGCGCCATGGGCACCATCCAGTACCCGGCGTACGTGCTGCTCATCCTCGACTCCACCTGGGAGTGGATGCAGACCAACACCACCGCCGAGGGCAACCGCGCCGAGTCCCGCCACAACGACGGCTTCAACGTCTGCTTCATGGATGGCCATGCCAAGTGGCAGAAGCGGTCGCAGATGAAGATGGACCAGATTGACCCCGCGCAGTCGGCCACGCCGTGGCCGTGAGGCGCTCCCGGCGGCACCGCCCGCACCACGCACCACACGCAACCCGCCTCGGCTGAGGCGGGTTGCGTTCTTGTTGCGGGGCCGGCAGGCAGGAACGGCGGCCAGCCCAGCGAACTATGGTCTGACCTCGCAGGCGCACAACCACACCACGCGGGAGGCTGCAATGAGAGACAGAGGTTTCACGCTGATTGAGTTGTTGGTCGTCATCGCGATCATCGCCATCCTGGCGGCGATCCTCTTCCCCGTCTTCGCCAAAGCCCGGGAGAAGGCCCGTCAGACCTCGTGCCTGAGCAACCTGCGTCAACTGGGCAACGGGGTCATGATGTACATCCAGGACTACGACGAGAAGTTCCCCTGCCCGGTCGGCTACTGGCGCGACACCTACCCCACCAACTGGACCTGGTTCCAGGCCATCCAGCCGTATGCCAAGAATGACCAGGTCTTCCTGTGCCCCAGCGCCAATGCCACCACCATGAACGGGGGCTTTCCCACCAACTACGAGTTCAACCGCATGTGCGACATCCGCGCTTCCACGGGGCTGGCGCTGGCCCAGGTCGTGGCTCCCGCCGAGACGCTGATGATGTGGGATGGCACGTACATCTCGGACTACTACGGCGTGGCCCCCTACCGCTGGTACGGCTTGTGGACCGCCAACCGCCACAACAGCGGCGCCAACTATGGCTTCATGGATGGCCATGCCAAGTGGCTGTCGCAGAACGCGTGGTACTGGGCCGACCCGATCAACGCACCCTCGTAGCCGGCCGCCGGGCTGGTGACGTTTGCTTGAACCCCTCTGCCCCCGGGAAGAGGGGGCTGTCTTTGCGCGCAGGGAGGGAAGCCGACCGCCGGGTCGAATAGGCAACAACGCCGTACCCGACCAACAGTCTACGAGGGAGGCCGCATCCCATGCCCAAAGCCGCCAAGCCCCAGACGCGCGCCGAAGTCATCGAGTGGTTCAAGGACGTCAAGTTCGGTCTGTTCATCCACTGGGGCGTGTATGCCCTGCTCGGGAAGGGCGAGTGGATCCGCAACGTGGGGCACATCCCCGAAGAGGAGTACCAGAAGCTGCCCCCCAAGTTCAACCCGACCAAGTACGACCCGGAGGAGTGGGCCAAGCTGGCCAAGCTGGCGGGGGTGAAGTACGCGGTCTTCACGACCAAGCACCACGACGGCTTCTGCATGTGGGATACGAAGACCACCGACTACAAGGTGACCAACACGCCCTACGGCAAGGACGTGCTGGCGATGTACCACAAGGCCTTCGAGAAGCAAGGGATCCGCGCCGGGTACTACTTCTCGATCATGGACTGGCACCATCCGGACTACCTGCCCCGCCTGGAGTGGGAGAAGGAGAGCCGCCCCGAGGGCGACGCCAGCCTGCCCCGGTTCGTCAAGTACATGCAGGACCAGATCAAGGAGATCGTCTCCCGCGATCCGTTCGTGCTCTGGTACGACGGCGGGTGGATGAACGCCCCGGACGCCTACGCGGCCGCCGAGACGAACGCCATGGCCCGCAAGCTCAACCCGGACATCCTCATCAACGACCGGGCCTTCACCAAGGAAGACCTGACCACCCCCGAGCAGCGCATCCCGCCCACGGGCATGAAGGACGAGAACGGCAACCCGCTGCTATGGGAAGCCTGTATCACCATGACCGGCCACTGGTGGGGCTACGACAAGTATGAGAAGAACTACAAGACCTCCGAGTACCTGATCCGCATGCTCGTGGACATCGTGTCCAAGGGCGGCAACCTGCTGCTGAACATCGGCCCCAAGCCCGACGGCACGATCCAGAAGGAGTTCGTGGATCGCCTGCGCGCCATCGGCAAGTGGATGGACAGGTACTCCGAGGCCATCTACGGCACCACGGCGAGTCCGTTCAACCTCCTGCCCTTCTACGGCCGCGTCACCACCAAGGGCGACAAGCTGTACGTGCATGTCTTCGAGTGGCCGGCAGACCTGACGGTGCGGCTGCCGAACCTGGGCAATGTGGTCAAGAAGGCCTACCTGCTGGAGCAGGGCAAGCCCGCCCTGGAGGCTGTCCGCGACGGCGCAGACTGGCTCATCAAGCTGCCGAAGAAGGCCCCGGACAAGGTGGCCTCGGTGCTCGTGGTGCAACTCGACGGCGCGCCGCAGGTGGAGCCCGTCGTCGTCGGCCCGGACGCCAAGGGCGTCGTCAGCCTGCCGGCGCTGTACGGCCTGCTGGAAGGCCCGCACGGTCAGCGCATTCGCTACGAGAGCTGTGACGGGATCATCCACGCCGGCAACTGGATCCGCCCGCCCGACAGCATCGAGTGGGAGTTCACGCTCCCGAAGGCCGGTGTGTACAACGTGGTCCTCGACGCCGCCGCGGAGCAGGGCGGCAGCGAAGTGGAGCTGTTCGTCAACGGCAAGACGGCGGCCCGCATGGCGCCCAATGGCGTGCCGTTCAGCAGCGGCGACGGCAGCATCGTCGGCGCGGCGGCGCAGGTCATCAAGGTCTCGGGCACCGGCGGGGCCTTCAAGCACAAGACCGTGGGCAGCATCAAGCTGAAGAAGGGCCCCAACAAGATCAAGTTCGTGCTCAAGACCGTGAAGGGCGAGAAGGCCATGGACCTGCGGGGCGTGGCGCTCAAGCCGGTGAAGTCGTAGGAGAGGAGGCTATGGGATGCCATGGCAGAACGAGCTGTACTTCGGGGACAACCTTGCTGTCCTGCGGGAGTACATTGCGTCGGCCTCCGTGGACTTGGTGTATCTCGACCCGCCGTTCAACAGCCAGGCGAAGTACAACGTGCTCTTCGAGGAGCGGGACGGAACGGCGCCAGCCGCCCAGATCACGGCCTTTGAGGACTTCTGGCGCTGGGACATGGAAGCTGAGAGGACGTACCGCGAGTTGATGACCGCGGGGCCCGGCAAGCTGGCCGATCTCCTGGCGGCCCTGCGCGGTTTTCTGGGCCAGAACGACATGATGGCCTATCTCACGATGATGGCGGTCCGCCTCGTCGAGTTGCACCGTGTGCTGAAGCCCGAGGGCAGCATCTACCTGCACTGCGACCCGACGGCCAGTCACTACCTCAAGGCGCTGATGGACGCGGTCTTCGGCGGACGCAACTTCGTCAACGAGATCATCTGGCACTACCGCAAGTGGCCCACGGGCAAGTACAGCTTCCAGCGCAACCATGACGTGATCCTGTTCTACGCGCGGACAGCGACCCGGAACCGCACCTTCAACCAGCTCTACATGGACCGCGCTGCCTCAACCCTCAAACGGTTCGGGACGGCGAAGATCATGTCCGGGCACACCGAGGAAGGCCGGCGTGTCCCCTCCGAGATGGCCGAGGAGGAATCGCTGGGAGTGCGTCGTGACGATGTGTGGGACATCGGCCGCGTGCCGCCGATCAAGCAGCTATTCCCGACGCAGAAACCGGATGAACTGCTAGACCGCATCATCGAGGCCAGCAGCAATGAGGGTGATGTGGTGCTTGATCCCTTCTGCGGCTGCGGCACGACCATCTGCTCGGCGGAGCGTCTGCATCGGCGGTGGCAGGGCATTGACATCACACACCTGGCCATCGCCCTGATCAAGAACCGTCTGCAGGACACGTTCCGGCAGGAGCTGAGCCCCTATCGGGTCATCGGCGAGCCACGCGACCTGACGAGCGCGGACTTCCTGGCGACACAGAACCGCCATCAGTTCCAGTACTGGGCACTGAGCCTCGTCGGCGCGCGCCCGGCCGCCGAGGCCCGCAAGCGGGGAGCGGACCACGGCATAGATGGCGTCATCCGCTTCTTCGATGATGGCTCGGGGGCGGCCCGACGCGTCCTCCTGCAGGTCAAGAGCGGGCACGTCTCAGTGCGCGATGTACGCGAACTCAAGGGCGTCATGGAGCGCGAAGACGCGGAGATGGGCGCCCTGATCACACTGGAAGAGCCGACGGCCCCAATGCGTGCCGAGGCGGCGGCGGCAGGGTTCTACGAACCCCCGGCGCTCCTGCCGCCGGTCGCCCGCCTGCAACTGCTCACCATACGCGAACTGCTCGCCGGTCAGGAACTCGACTACCCGCGAGTAGCGCCGGCGACCTTCAAGCGTGCCGATCGGCAGCACAAGGCCCGCCGCAAGGCCACGCGCAACGAGGACTGAGCCGCACCAATGCGGAAGTTAGGGCGCGCACGGCAGTCGCCGTGCGCGCTCGTCGTTCTTGACCCCGGGAGGTGGGCAGGATGCGCTGTCTCACGACCTGCGCGGCCCTGCTGCTCGTGACGGCCGCCTTCGCCCAGAACCTCGCCCCCAACCCCGGGGCGGAAGGTGCGGACGGCAAGTTCCCGGGCTTTGCCAGGTACACCGGGGCCGGCGTGGCCACCGTGGCCTCGTCGGTGGCCGAGAAGCACTCCGGCCAGGGCTGCGCCTGCCTCGACGTGACCGGCTGGTACCACCGCCCCACGGAAAGCGACACCCCGGCCAACCACACGGTCAACGTGGCGCTGGTGCTGGCCGACAACGACGGCTTCACCGGCAAGGGGGCGCTGCCCGGGCAGGCGGGGGAACTGTACGCTGTCTCCTTCTGGTACAAGGGCGACCTGCCGGCGGCGACGGTGCGCGGGATGGCCTGGCCCGGCCCGGAAAGTCAGTCGGCTGACCGCGTGCAGATCCCCGGCTTGGCCGAGACGATCGTCCCCGGCCCGCAGTGGCGGCCCTTCGGCGCCACCTTCCGCCTGCCCGCCAACGCCCCCTACTTCGCGATCCAGATCAACGCCACGGGCCTGGAGAAGGACGGCTACCGGCTGGGCAAGGTGTTCGTGGATGATGTGCGGATCAGCGTCAAGTCGTGGCCCGATGGCGAGATGCGGGCGGTGTGGTGGTGGGGGCCGAAAGAGCGGGCGGATCGCGAGAGGTGCCTAGCGGAGTCCACGGCCATGCTCGACCGCCTGAAGGCCACCGGCTTCAACACGATCCTGCTGTCGGTCAACTCGCTGGTCCTGGCGGCGGTGGACCGCCCCGAGCTACGCGACAGGGCGCCCGGCGCGGACTGGGACTGGTACGGCGAGGTCGTGAAGCTCGCGACGGCCCGCGGCCTGCAGGTTCACGCCTGGTACGCGCCGTGGACGTACAAGCGCGCCTACAGCTCCGTGGAACAGATTGACCATCCCGACTGGAAGGCCGTGTACGCGGGGGGCCGCGCCGCCGAGGACGCCATCTGCTTCGTGCGGCCCGAGAGCCGCCAGTACCAGCTCGACCTGCTGCGGCGGGCGCTGGAGCGCTACCCCGACCTGGCGGGCCTGCACATCGAGGAGCCCGGGCATCCCACCTGTCACTGCGGGTACTGCGCGAAGCTGGCGCAGGAGTGGCTGGGGCTGGACATCGTGGCTGATCCGGCGGGGACGGAGGCCTCACTACGCAACCTGGCGGCCTTCATGAACGGCGACTTCTTCGCGCGCCTGCGGGGGATGGTCAACGCGATGCGGCCCGAGGTGTGGCTGTCGGCGAACGGCTCGGCCGGGGCCAACCCCGACTGGAGCATCGCGCGCGACTGGCCCACCTGGTCGCGCCGGGGCTACATTGACTTCTACATCCCGCAGATCTACACCGAGGACGTGGCGCGGTTCGGGCGGCTACTCGGCGACACGCAGGGGGTGCTGGGCGGCGGCACGATGGTGGCGGGGATGGCGGTCAGTTGGACCGGCATCTACCCGCGGCGTCAGGACCCGCAGAACATCGTGGCGGAGATCAAGGCCGCGCGACAGGCTGGAGCGAAGGGGTTCTGCGTCTTCCGCGCCGCGCTGTTCGAGGCGCCCCACTGGCAGGCGCTGGGGGAGGTCATACGCGAGAAGTAGGCAGGACCGGCCGAGGCCACCGCTAGCCGGCCGGCCACATGAACAGCACGAAGGCGGCGATGATGCCCAGCAGGCCGCCGATGAGTACTTCCAGGGGCGAGTGAATGCGCGCCTGGATGCGCGACTGCGACACCAGCAGCGCCAGAGCCAGCGCCAGCGCCGTGACCGCCAGATCGTGGGTCACGATGGCGATGGCGGTGGCGATGAGGAAGCCGAAGGCGGTGTGGCCGGAGATCATGCCGCCGCGCCACAGCGTCCCCCGCCGCGTCGCCCACTTCACGTACGTGATCGAGACGCTCAGCACCAGCAGACCGATGACGACCAGCTCAATGACTGACGCGGTCGGCCACACACGCTGGGCCGGCACGTTGCGGATGATCTGGGCCAGCCGGGGGTTGCTGGCGAAGACGAGGACACCCACGGTGACGGAGTAGACCGCGGCCAGCAGCACCGCGCCGGCCGCCACGTCCTTGGCCACCTTGGCGCGCGGGTCGTACCCGTCGGTGCTCAGGTTGATGGCGTATTCCACCGCGGTGTTGATCATCTCGGCGATCAGCACCAGCACCATCGCGGTGAGCAGTTCCAGCAGGTCGCCCTGAGGCACGCGCAGTCCCCAGGCGCCCAGCAACACCAGCGCCATGATCGCGAAGTGCACGCGCATGTGCCGCTGGGTGGCGAAGCAGAACGTCAGCCCCTCCCACGCGAAGCCGAAGCTGCGCAGGACGGACTTGCGGTCGGGCGTAACGGCCGGCCCAACGGCCGGCCGATCGTTGTCAGGAGTCTCCGAGGATTTCATGTTGCCGCTCGATCATGCGCTGCCGATCCGCCGGATCGGTGTCGTCCCAGCCACATACGTGCAAGACGCCATGCGCGACCAGAAAACGTAGCTCCTCGTGCAGGGAGTGCCCCCATTCGTCCGCCTGTCGCGCCGCTGTGTCCACCGAGACGATGACCTCGCCCTCCGCCTCTTCCGCCTCGAAGGCGATGACGTCGGTGGGGCCCTCGCGCCCCAGCAGGCGCCGGTTCAGCGCGCCGATTCGTTCATCATCTACCAGCGCCAGACTGAGGACATCTAGTTCCGCGCCCTCGGTGTCCAGCACCCGTCGCGCCGCCTCCACCAGAGCCTCGGTGTCCACCGCCTGCCCGCTCAGGTTGCGCACCTCGATCTCAGTCGGCAATCCGGACGCGCTCCGCTTCTTCGGGCTCCGACTCCGGCTCGGGCGCCGGCGCCGGAGTGGCGTGCCGCGGCGCCTCGGACGGGTACGCCAGGCGCTGGTGGAACATCCCGGCCAGGGTGTTGACGAAGCTCTCCTTGACGATGGTGATGTCCTTGAAGGTCAGGGGCGACTCGTCGAGCTGGCCGTCGGCGATGCGGGCCTCCACCAGGCGGTCTACGAGGGCCTCGATGCGGGGGCGCGTCGGCTCCTCCAGCGTGCGGGCCGCCGCCTCCACGGTGTCCGCCAGCATGATGATGGCGTTCTCCTTGGTCTGCGGCTTGGGCCCCGGGTAGCGATAGTCGCTCTCGCGCACCTGCTCGCCGTTGGTCGCCTCGGCCTGGGCGCGCTGGTACATGAACGACACGAGCGAGGTGCCGTGATGCTGCGCGATGACACTGCCGACGATCGGCGGCAGCCGCATCTCGGCGGCCAGCTCCTGCCCCTCTTTGACATGCGACATGAGGACCAGGGCGCTCAGGTGCGGCGACAGGCGCTCATGGGGGTTCTCGGCGCCGAACTGGTTCTCGACGAAGAAGTATGAGCGCTTGAGCTTGCCGATATCGTGGTACATGCACGCGGTGCGTGTCAGGATCGGGTCGGCGCCGACGGCGGCTGCCGCCGGTTCGGCGATGTTGGCGACCATCACTGACGACTGGTACGAGCCGGGCGCCTCGGTCAGCAGACGCTTGAGCAGCGGCTCATTGGGGTTCTGCAGCTCCAGCAGTCGCAGCGAGGTGGTGAGGCCCAGTGGGCGCTCGATGCCGCTGATGACCCCCGCCGCCACAATCGCCGCCAGGAAGCCGCCCACGCCGATGAACCCCAGCTCCTTGCCGCTGACCAGGAAGCCGAAGACGTAGGCGTTCAGCAGCGTCAGCAGCACGTTGGTGACGGCGGTGAGGATGGCCGCGCGGGCAATAGTGCTCGACCGGCTCTCGCGGGCCCGCACGTAGTGACTGGCCAGCAGCGCCGCCAGCGTCGCCGTCAGTAGCAGGTGCGCCTCGGAGATCGGCGAGGCCAGGGACACCAGGGAGCCCAGGAAGATCGCGCAGGCGCTCCCGGCGATCGGCCGGGCCGCCAGCGACAGGAAGATGCCCGCCGCGCTGACCACCGAGATCCCGAAGGCCTCGAACCACGTCATGCCGCGCGACAGGCCGAACAGCCCGGCCACGACGATGAGGGTGACGCAGATCACCAGGAAGAGCTGGTCATCGGCCCACACTTCGTTGGCGAAGCGGCGGATGAACAGCATGGTCGCGGCCATCAGCAACACCAGCACGCCCAGGAGGCTGAGGGCCTGCAGGATGTCCACCGAGGGCTGCATGAGCCCCAGCGCCGTGAACATCGCCATGTGCCGTTCGGTGACCTTCTCGTCCCGGGCGATCACAATGTCCCCGGGCTGCAACTGCCGCCGCACCTCCGCCACACTGCGCTCGGCCTCCGCGCGCTTGGCGGCCGTCGTCTCGGGGTTGTAGACCCAGTTGGGCTGGAGGGCGAGCTGCTCGATCTCGACCAGCAGGCGCTGGTAGCTCTGGCTCAGGCCGAGCGTCTTGGCCCGTTCGGCCAGAGCCGTTTGCGCCTTGCTCAGTTCCTCGCCGGTGCCGTGGATGGGCCGCTCCATGGCCTGGCGCACTTCGTCGGCCGCCAGCCCCTCCACCCGCTGCAGCGCGCGGGGGGTGGCCTCCAGCAGCAGCCCCCGCGAGGCGTCGGAGAGCTGAATGTCCAGGTGGTCACGCAGTGCCGTCATCCGGTCGGTGAGGTTGGGGTCGTTGCGCACGTCGCGGGTCTGCAGGAAGATGTCGTGGACTGTCTCGACCGCGCGCGCCGGGGCGTCGGCATCACGCGTGTACTGCATCGGCACTGCCGCCGCCGCCTCGTCGCGGAGTTGCTGCGTGGCCTGGTCGTCGGTGTACGCAGTGGCGCGGTTGGCCTTGATGGTGTGGGTGGCTGTGTCGCCGACCTGATAGCTCACCTGCTCGGGGCGCAGGCGCGCCATCAGCAGCAGGAATACCAGGAGCGTGGTCAGCACGGCCACGAGCATACGTCTTGCTCGCCGCTGCGTGACCGCCAGGTTGTGAGGCCGCCGATGGGGCCGGCCGCTGCGCGTTCGTGGCATGTTGTGTGAGTGCCGCCTGCCTGCCCGCCGTTACCGCGTCTGGCCGCTCGCCGCCTCATAGGCCTGGACGATGCGCTGCACCAGGTCATGGCGGACGATGTCGGCTTCGCCCAGGCGGCAGATCTCAATCTCCGGTATGTCGCTCAGGAGGCGCAGGCCGTGGCGTAGGCCCGATTCCTGCCCCTCCGGCAAGTCGCTCTGTGTCACGTCGCCGGTGACGATCATGCGCGAGCCCAGCCCCAGCCGCGTCAGGGCCATCTTCATCTGCGGTGGCGTCGTGTTCTGCGCCTCGTCGAGCACCAGGAAGGCGTCGTTAATGGTGCGCCCGCGCATGTAGGCCAGCGGCACGACCTCGATGGTCCCGCGCTGCCGGTGGCGCGCCAGCTTGTCGGCCCCGATGATGTCCTGCAGCGCGTCGTACAGCGGCCGCAGGTACGGGTCCACCTTCTCCAGGATGTCGCCGGGCAGGAAGCCCAGGCGTTCGCCGGCCTCGATAATGGGCCGCGTCAGGACGATGCGGCTGACCTGCTTGTCCCGCAGGGCCGCCAGCGCCAGCGCCATGGCCAGATAGGTCTTGCCCGTCCCGGCCGGCCCGACGCAGAACACCAGCGAACTGCGCCGCGCCGCCTGGATGAAGCGCCCCTGCCCGGGCGTCTTGGCCCGCACGGGCGCGCCGCGCTGGGTGATGATGATCGGCTCGGTCAGCAGCGCCGCCACATCTGCCCCGTCTTCGCGCTGCACGGCCCGCAGGGCATAGCGCACGTCCGCCGCGGCCAACTCCCGGCCCTGGCGCAGCAGGGCCAACATGCCCCGCAGCACCTGCTCTGCCGCCCGGGCCTGCCCGGCCTCGCCGCAGATGGCGATGACGCCGCTGCCGGGACGCAGAGTTGCGCCGGTGCTCTCCTGGATCATCCGCAGATACAGGTCCTGCTGCCCCAGCACCTCGCGCAGCTCGTCGCCGACGACCTCGACCTCGCAGCGGACCTCCGGTTGTGGCGCGTCAGACGCGACGATCTCGCCCGCCTCCAGACACACAGACACACGTGGGCCCGTGCTCTGGGCCCTGGGAATGGGAGAATCATACCGCGAGGGGGAGGGGAAGGCAAGGATGAAGTATGCGGGACGAGCCATGGACGAGGGACGGAGAGGGTGGGAGGGCGGGCCGCTCCCCCTACCCCTCCGCTTCCCCGGCCAGTTTCTCGCCCCATGCCTCGACCGTCATGACCTTCGCGAAGCGGCTGGCCTGCACGACCAGCGCCGCCCGGTGGAGTTCCTCCGCAGTGACGCTGCCCGCGTCGTTGCTGAAAGCGTGGGTGCCGGTGGCGTCGCTGAGGAACTCCACGGCGAAGCCGAGATGCACCGCCTGGCGGCTGGTGGTGTCACAGCACATCTGCGTCATCCAGCCGCAGATGACCACCGTGCCAATCCCCCGCTCCCGCAGCCATGCCTCGAGGTTCGTGCCCGTGAAACTTCCCGGCAGGCCCTTCTCGATGACGATATCGTGCGGACGGGACAGGACCTCATTGGGGATCTCCCAGCCCGGCGTCCCCTTGCAGAAGAGGGGCACGGGCGGGAGGAAGGTCTGCTGGATCAGCACGATGGGGACGCCGTGCTCATGGGCCACGTCCATCGCCCGCTGAATGCCCTCGAAGCTCCCGGCGGGATGAGTGATCTCGTGGAAGCCGGAGAAGTAGTCGTTCTGAACATCAATGACGAGCAGCGCACGGTTCATTGGGTCAAGGCAACTCCTGACGTTAGTGTGTGGTCGTCCTCACCGCCGGCGACGCGGGGCGTGGCCTCGCCCGGCCCTTCCCCGCTCCCCCATTCATCACTCAGCATTCATCGTTCATCACTGCCGCTCAATCGCCATCGCCATGCCCATGCCGCCGCCGATGCAGAGGGTGGCGAGGCCGAGCTTCAGGTCGCGCCGCTCCATCTCGTACAGCAGGGAGCACACGATGCGCGCGCCGGTGGCGCCGATGGGGTGGCCCAGGGCGATCCCGCTGCCGTTCACATTGACACGCTCCTCGTCCAGCCCGAGCTCGCGCACTACGGCCACGGCCTGCACGGCAAAGGCCTCGTTCAGCTCCACCAGCTCGAAGTCGCCGACGCTCAAGTCGAGCTTGTCGCAGAGCTTCTTGACCGCGTCAATGGGCCCCAGCCCCATGACCTCCGGCTCGATCCCGGCGCAGGCGCTGCCCAGGATGACCGCACGGGGCTGCCAGCCATGCTGTGCCGCGGCGGCCTCGGAGGCGACCAGGCAGGCCGCCGCGCCATCGTTGATCCCCGAGGCGTTCCCGGCGGTGATGCAGCCATCGGGCTTGAAGGCCGGCTTGAGGCCCGCCAGCGCTTCCATGGAGGTCTGGCGGGGGTGCTCATCAGTCGTGAGCGGCTCGTCCTTCTTGCGGGGGACAGGGATGATCTCATCCACGAACTTCCCGGCCGCGATGGCCGCCGCGGCCTTCTCCTGGCTGCGCAGCGCCCAGGCATCCATCTCCTGCCGGGTGATGCCCGTCCGCGCGGCGATCTCCTCGGCGGTCAGGCCCATGCCCATGCCGGTCACCGAGCAGGTCAGGCCATCCATGACCCCGTCAGTCATCTCGGCGTTGAAGAGCTTGTGCCCCCAGCGCATGTCCTTGACGTAGTAGGGCACGTTGCTCATGCTCTCGGCCCCGCCGGCGAGGTACACCTCGCCCTCCCCCAGCAGGATGCCCTGCCGCGCCATGTCGAGGGCCTTCATCCCCGAGGCGCACGCGATGTTGATGGTGCTGGCGCACACGGAGTGTGGCAGCCCCGCCCGCATGGCCGCCATGCGCCCCAGGTTCACGCCGGAGCCGCCCTGGAGGACCTGACCGAGGATGACCTCGGCCACGGCCTCGCCCAGAACGCTGTTGCGCTCGGTGAGAGCCTGCAGGACGATGGCGGCCAGATCGGCTGCAGAGTGCTGCATGAGACCTCCGCCGAAGCGGCCGATGGGGGTGCGCACGGCGTCAATGAGGCAGGCGCGGGGCATGATGGGCTCCCTGTCTGTCGGGGTTGGCGGGACGGGGAGGCATTTCGGCGAGGCGGCGGGGAGTCCTTCTCGGTGGGGCTGGCCGGCGCGAGGCGAGCTTGACGCCGGCAAACGGACGAGCCACCTGCAGCGCAGGTGGCTTGTCCGTAAGCGGAGTACGCCCTGGATGTGT
This is a stretch of genomic DNA from bacterium. It encodes these proteins:
- a CDS encoding diacylglycerol kinase, translating into MKSSETPDNDRPAVGPAVTPDRKSVLRSFGFAWEGLTFCFATQRHMRVHFAIMALVLLGAWGLRVPQGDLLELLTAMVLVLIAEMINTAVEYAINLSTDGYDPRAKVAKDVAAGAVLLAAVYSVTVGVLVFASNPRLAQIIRNVPAQRVWPTASVIELVVIGLLVLSVSITYVKWATRRGTLWRGGMISGHTAFGFLIATAIAIVTHDLAVTALALALALLVSQSRIQARIHSPLEVLIGGLLGIIAAFVLFMWPAG
- the ybeY gene encoding rRNA maturation RNase YbeY, with amino-acid sequence MPTEIEVRNLSGQAVDTEALVEAARRVLDTEGAELDVLSLALVDDERIGALNRRLLGREGPTDVIAFEAEEAEGEVIVSVDTAARQADEWGHSLHEELRFLVAHGVLHVCGWDDTDPADRQRMIERQHEILGDS
- a CDS encoding HDIG domain-containing protein, translating into MLVAVLTTLLVFLLLMARLRPEQVSYQVGDTATHTIKANRATAYTDDQATQQLRDEAAAAVPMQYTRDADAPARAVETVHDIFLQTRDVRNDPNLTDRMTALRDHLDIQLSDASRGLLLEATPRALQRVEGLAADEVRQAMERPIHGTGEELSKAQTALAERAKTLGLSQSYQRLLVEIEQLALQPNWVYNPETTAAKRAEAERSVAEVRRQLQPGDIVIARDEKVTERHMAMFTALGLMQPSVDILQALSLLGVLVLLMAATMLFIRRFANEVWADDQLFLVICVTLIVVAGLFGLSRGMTWFEAFGISVVSAAGIFLSLAARPIAGSACAIFLGSLVSLASPISEAHLLLTATLAALLASHYVRARESRSSTIARAAILTAVTNVLLTLLNAYVFGFLVSGKELGFIGVGGFLAAIVAAGVISGIERPLGLTTSLRLLELQNPNEPLLKRLLTEAPGSYQSSVMVANIAEPAAAAVGADPILTRTACMYHDIGKLKRSYFFVENQFGAENPHERLSPHLSALVLMSHVKEGQELAAEMRLPPIVGSVIAQHHGTSLVSFMYQRAQAEATNGEQVRESDYRYPGPKPQTKENAIIMLADTVEAAARTLEEPTRPRIEALVDRLVEARIADGQLDESPLTFKDITIVKESFVNTLAGMFHQRLAYPSEAPRHATPAPAPEPESEPEEAERVRIAD
- a CDS encoding PhoH family protein, which codes for MSVCLEAGEIVASDAPQPEVRCEVEVVGDELREVLGQQDLYLRMIQESTGATLRPGSGVIAICGEAGQARAAEQVLRGMLALLRQGRELAAADVRYALRAVQREDGADVAALLTEPIIITQRGAPVRAKTPGQGRFIQAARRSSLVFCVGPAGTGKTYLAMALALAALRDKQVSRIVLTRPIIEAGERLGFLPGDILEKVDPYLRPLYDALQDIIGADKLARHRQRGTIEVVPLAYMRGRTINDAFLVLDEAQNTTPPQMKMALTRLGLGSRMIVTGDVTQSDLPEGQESGLRHGLRLLSDIPEIEICRLGEADIVRHDLVQRIVQAYEAASGQTR
- a CDS encoding cysteine hydrolase; its protein translation is MNRALLVIDVQNDYFSGFHEITHPAGSFEGIQRAMDVAHEHGVPIVLIQQTFLPPVPLFCKGTPGWEIPNEVLSRPHDIVIEKGLPGSFTGTNLEAWLRERGIGTVVICGWMTQMCCDTTSRQAVHLGFAVEFLSDATGTHAFSNDAGSVTAEELHRAALVVQASRFAKVMTVEAWGEKLAGEAEG
- a CDS encoding thiolase family protein; amino-acid sequence: MPRACLIDAVRTPIGRFGGGLMQHSAADLAAIVLQALTERNSVLGEAVAEVILGQVLQGGSGVNLGRMAAMRAGLPHSVCASTINIACASGMKALDMARQGILLGEGEVYLAGGAESMSNVPYYVKDMRWGHKLFNAEMTDGVMDGLTCSVTGMGMGLTAEEIAARTGITRQEMDAWALRSQEKAAAAIAAGKFVDEIIPVPRKKDEPLTTDEHPRQTSMEALAGLKPAFKPDGCITAGNASGINDGAAACLVASEAAAAQHGWQPRAVILGSACAGIEPEVMGLGPIDAVKKLCDKLDLSVGDFELVELNEAFAVQAVAVVRELGLDEERVNVNGSGIALGHPIGATGARIVCSLLYEMERRDLKLGLATLCIGGGMGMAMAIERQ